The proteins below are encoded in one region of Bombus vancouverensis nearcticus chromosome 8, iyBomVanc1_principal, whole genome shotgun sequence:
- the Vha13 gene encoding V-type proton ATPase subunit Vha13 yields the protein MASQTQGIQQLLAAEKRAAEKVAEARKRKARRLKQAKEEAQDEIEKYRQEREKQFREFEAKHMGSKEDVAARIEADTKIKTEEMNQTVSMHKESVVHTILGLVYNIKPELHKNYRLEI from the exons ATGGCCAGTCAGACGCAAGGTATTCAACAGCTTCTGGCAGCCGAGAAAAGAGCAGCAGAGAAAGTCGCAGAAGCTAGAAAAC GTAAGGCGCGTAGACTGAAGCAAGCGAAGGAAGAGGCTCAAGATGAAATCGAGAAGTATAGACAAGAACGAGAAAAGCAGTTTCGTGAATTTGAAGCAAAG CATATGGGTTCGAAAGAAGACGTAGCAGCACGTATAGAAGccgatacaaaaataaaaacagaAGAAATGAATCAAACTGTATCTATGCATAAAGAGAGC GTCGTGCATACAATCTTGGGCTTGGTCTACAACATTAAACCGGAATTGCACAAGAATTATCGCTTAGAAATTTAA
- the robl gene encoding dynein light chain roadblock, producing MAQEVEETMKRIQSHKGVVGTIVVNAEGIPIKSTLDNTTTVQYAGLISQLSDKARSVVRDLDPTNDLTFLRIRSKKHEIMVAPDKEFILIVIQNPVD from the exons ATG GCACAAGAGGTAGAAGAAACTATGAAACGTATTCAATCGCATAAGGGAGTGGTTGGAACAATTGTAGTTAATGCAGAAG GTATCCCAATTAAATCTACGTTGGATAACACTACGACAGTTCAATACGCAGGATTAATAAGCCAACTGTCAGACAAAGCACGATCTGTAGTAAGAGATTTGGATCCAACCAATGACCTTACTTTTCTCCGCATTCGTAGTAAGAAACATGAAATTATGGTGGCTCCGGATAAAGAATTTATACTTATAGTAATACAGAATCCAGTCGATTGA
- the LOC117159614 gene encoding XK-related protein 6: MDPQTSKHLHTRQIIGIFPILELNVDDVDVPLENPTTTYLDIFFLVSSILMHIVDVAIDINLAVRYLLAKKITYFIWTTVFILLPSFINVIISRRMQQQDDKINETSNASKFKCVHAMLTKKLCCLVLVAFQLAPVLRYYRTLKYALYAYKFEKQGNRNAQRRYYLKMLGEDQDVALLRVSECFLEAAPQQILQLTILLKHYHSDINFEFIHQVASIVSSLGSMGWAMASYHRSIRLAQQDKLNIGITGTILQFLWHFCTTVSRILSLSVVASMWPLYTAIGCIFHWICMTIWIIVDSRGILEFCRNSNHAPHCSPKIKERIYSVLFSIVIGVIHVFIYLNTVDGSTFLKHVFFYIICFVENITATAFWIYASSDEVKNSWYFNVLIVLCIVPFLLGITAMTVYYGVFHPSLKHQNCANTRV, translated from the exons ATGGATCCTCAGACTAGTAAACATTTGCATACAAGACAAATTATTGGCATTTTTCCTATATTGGAATTAAATGTCGATGATGTAGATGTTCCTTTAGAAAATCCAACTACAACTTACTTAGATATCTTTTTCCTTGTGTCTTCAATCCTTATGCACATCGTGGATGTGGCAATTGATATCAATCTTGCTGTAAGATATTTATTAGCCAAAAAAATAACATACTTTATATGGACAACTGTTTTTATTCTTTTACCTTcatttataaatgttataatcaGTAGAAGAATGCAACAACAAGATGACAAG ATAAATGAAACATCAAATGCTTCCAAATTTAAATGTGTACATGCAATGTTAACAAAGAAATTATGTTGCCTTGTACTTGTAGCATTTCAATTAGCaccggtattacgttattacagaaCCTTGAAATATGCTCTTTATGCGTACAAGTTTGAAAAACAAGGCAATCGTAATGCTCAAAGACGATATTACCTCAAAATGCTGGGAGAAGATCAAGATGTTGCATTATTAAGAGTATCTGAATGTTTCCTTGAAGCTGCACCTCAACAAATTTTACAGTTAACTATATTGTTAAAACATTACCACAGTGATATTAACTTTGAAT TTATTCATCAGGTAGCTAGTATTGTTAGCTCCCTTGGAAGTATGGGATGGGCAATGGCTAGTTACCATCGTAGTATTAGATTGGCTCAACAAGATAAACTAAATATCGGTATTACAGGAACTATTCTTCAATTTTTATGGCATTTTTGTACTACAG TTTCAAGGATATTGTCACTTAGCGTTGTGGCAAGTATGTGGCCATTATACACGGCCATTGGATGTATTTTTCATTGGATTTGTATGACTATTTGGATTATCGTTGATTCTCGTGGTATATTGGAATTTTGTAGAAATTCTAATCATGCTCCACATTGTTCTCCAAAAATCAAAGAACGCATTTATTCTgtattattttctatagtgaTTGGTGTAATACATGTATTCATATATCTGAATACAGTGGACGGTAGTACATTTCTTAAACATGTATTCTTTTATATAATTTGTTTTGTTGAAAATATAACAGCAACTGCATTTTGGATATACGCTTCATCGGATGAAGTTAAAAATTCTTGGTACTTTAATGTACTCATTGTTCTTTGTATTGTACCGTTCTTATTAGGTATAACAGCTATGACAGTTTATTATGGCGTTTTTCATCCTTCTTTGAAACATCAGAATTGTGCTAATACACGAGTCTAG
- the LOC117159626 gene encoding transmembrane protein 138: protein MSTINTKRYLVTIIIQYLVLFFDIFVNSFATFSRANPINLLILYVAQDICLIMTITLLLVNFFSTYIFQIGLIQLLYTKFRVTLILCIIYMVLSISLHTWDIKVHWSSPLKYYWTKDFHVFYSLHRGVAVLHYYFYKRASLRIADPRFYESSTWIQSQFSLS, encoded by the exons ATGAGTACAATAAATACTAAGAGATATCTAGTCACTATAATCATACAATATTTAGTACtattctttgatatttttgttaattcGTTTGCTACTTTCTCCCGAGCGAAtccaattaatttattaattctctACGT gGCTCAAGATATTTGTCTTATTATGACTATTACACTTTTACTAGTTAACTTCTTTTCCACTTACATTTTTCAG ATAGGattaatacaattattatatacaaaatttcgTGTAACACTAATATTGTGTATCATATATATGGTATTAAGCATTAGTTTACATACATGGGACATTAAAGTGCACTGGTCATCACCTCTCAaatactattggactaaagatTTTCATGTTTTTTACTCATTACATAGAGGAG TTGCAGTTTTACACTATTATTTCTATAAAAGGGCATCTCTTAGAATCGCAGATCCAAGATTCTATGAAAGTTCAACGTGGATTCAAAGCCAGTTCAGCCTGTCATAA